Proteins from a genomic interval of Brassica rapa cultivar Chiifu-401-42 unplaced genomic scaffold, CAAS_Brap_v3.01 Scaffold0281, whole genome shotgun sequence:
- the LOC117129980 gene encoding uncharacterized protein LOC117129980 → MSKINNLEYASLNLSGDNYLQWELDTKILLRSRNLGDTITEGTEPSDKDNYKAIVVIRHHLAEGLKDQYLTIENPLELWTELKTRFNHQKTVILPKALYDWRNLRIQDYKSVEEYNSALFKIVSKLKLCGETITDADMLEKTFSTFHTSNVVLQQQYREKGFSTYAALISCLLLAEQNNELLMMNSELRPPGAKALPEAHAAVEPKDETPRESYRGRMRGRGRWQGRNRGFQPRGRGFQPRDHLGRSRGRGYSRGHQANHGYKSDFKTHGSSSTKSACYRCGMTNHWANKCKTPQHLVKLYQESIKGKNSEANLVHYDDENDLDHEDDQAHDKDDHEDFETSDLLTSG, encoded by the coding sequence ATGTCGAAAATCAACAACCTTGAATATGCTTCCCTCAATCTCTCCGGAGATAATTACCTCCAATGGGAGCTTGATACCAAAATCCTCTTAAGGTCCAGAAACCTTGGTGATACTATCACTGAAGGCACTGAGCCATCAGACAAGGATAATTACAAGGCAATCGTTGTCATTCGCCATCACCTTGCTGAAGGTCTCAAGGACCAGTATCTCACAATTGAGAATCCTCTGGAACTTTGGACAGAGTTGAAAACCAGATTTAATCATCAGAAAACTGTGATATTGCCAAAAGCCCTTTATGATTGGAGAAACCTGAGAATCCAAGACTATAAGTCTGTGGAAGAGTATAACTCGGCTTTGTTCAAAATAGTCTCAAAGTTGAAACTTTGTGGTGAGACTATTACTGATGCTGATATGTTGGAGAAGACATTCTCCACATTCCACACCAGCAATGTTGTGCTTCAGCAACAGTACCGAGAGAAAGGTTTCTCCACTTATGCTGCCTTAATCTCTTGTTTGTTGCTAGCTGAGCAAAACAATGAGTTGCTCATGATGAACAGTGAGCTAAGGCCTCCTGGTGCTAAAGCATTGCCTGAGGCACATGCGGCCGTAGAGCCAAAAGATGAGACTCCAAGAGAGTCATACCGTGGTCGCATGAGAGGCCGTGGTAGATGGCAAGGTCGTAACCGTGGGTTTCAACCACGTGGCCGTGGATTTCAACCACGAGACCATCTTGGTCGCAGCCGAGGCCGAGGCTATAGCCGAGGTCATCAAGCTAACCATGGGTATAAGTCCGACTTCAAAACCCATGGCTCGAGCTCGACCAAATCTGCTTGCTATCGTTGTGGGATGACCAATCATTGGGCTAATAAATGCAAAACTCCCCAACACCTTGTTAAGCTCTACCAGGAGAGCATAAAGGGCAAGAACTCTGAGGCAAATTTGGTCCATTATGATGATGAGAATGATCTGGACCATGAGGATGATCAAGCCCATGACAAAGATGATCATGAGGACTTTGAGACTTCAGACCTCCTTACAAGTGGCTGA